The nucleotide window CTGAAAATCCGTGGGAACGGTCTGGGGGATGTAGGGCATGCTCCCACCGAACGGGATTTTGCGGAGCACCTAAAAAACTTTGCCAACCTTTTTAAAATCCGGGTGAAACTCTCCCCAGGTGGTAGGCGATGATGGGGATGAACCCGCGGCAGATGAAGAAGCTCATGCGCCAGATGGGCATCAAGATGGAGGAGCTCAATGACGTCAAAGAGGTGGTAATCAGGCTTGAAAACAAGGAGATCATCATAAAAGACCCGGCAATTACTATAATCACCGCACAGGGCGAGAAGAGCTACCAGATAATCCCCGGAAGTGAAGAGGTCAGGGCGATAGTCAGCATCCCTGAGGAGGACATAAAACTCGTGATGGAACAGACCGGCGTTGACTACGAGACAGCAAAAAAGGCCCTCGAAGAGGCAAACGGCGACCTTGCGGAGGCGATACTGAAGCTGACGGAGGAATGAGCCAGACCAAAGAAGAGAACAAAACGAAAACGTCGAGGTTCACTCCTCCCCCTTCTCCTTCTGGAAGGTCTCTATGGCCTTCATGAGGGGTATGAGGTGCATCAGGGCAGGACCACCGGCCATGAGAACCGCAACGAGACCTGCCTCGATAAGCTCTTCCGGCTTTGCACCGGCGGCGAGGGCCTTCTGGGTGTGGAGGTAGATGCACCACTCGCAGCCCGCGGATATGCCGAGGGCCAAAGCGATCAGCTCCTTCTCGCGCGTCGTCAGGGCCTTGTTGTCGAGGGTTTCACGCAGGAAGCGGGAGAAGGCCGATATCTCCTTCGGGTGCTGCTTACCCAGCCTGTCAAGGAGCTCCTCTATCTCCCCAAGTTTGACGTTAACATCGTCGTAATCCATGGGAACCACCGTAAATAACTCGCGTTCTGGGTTTAAAGGCGTATCTCAAACTTTAGGTTAAAAACCGGCCGTTCCAAAAGACTATAAACCCCAGAGGAGAGGTATGACCGATGAGGGCGATAGGCGTAATAAGAAAATCCAGGCGGGACAGGGTTAGCCGCGAGGAGTTCGAAGAGCTTTTGAGAAGCGCCGGCTACGAGGTAGTGGCGATACTCGAGCAGAACAGGGAGGAGCACCCGAAGTACAACATCGGAAAGGGGAAGCTGGAGGAGCTCAAGGAGCTGGTTCGGGAGCTGGAACCGGACAAGGTTGTGTTCGCCAACAAGCTCAGCCCGAGCCAGGCGTACAACCTCTGGAAGGAGCTCCGCGTTGAAGTCATCGACCGCTGGCAGCTCGTTCTCGAAATCTTCGAGAAACGCGCCCACTCAAAGGAGGCCAAACTCCAGGTGGAGCTCGCTTCACTTCAGTACGAGGTTCCGCTCGTGAAGGAAGCGATTAGGAGAATCAAGCTTGGCGACAGGGCGGGTTTCAAGGGAATGGGCGAGTACCAGACCCAGCAGTACCTCAAGCACATCCGCTACCGAATGGGCCGGATAAGGCGGGAGCTGGAGAGGGTCAAAGCCGATAGAGAGGTGAAACGGAAGCGCCGCGAGGAGGTCGGCTTCATACTCATCGCCCTCGCCGGTTACACCAACGCAGGGAAATCGACCCTTCTCAACGCCCTCGCCGGGGAGGATATAGAGGCGAGGAACCAGATGTTCACCACCCTGGACACGACGACGAGGCGCTTCAAGCTCGGCGGGAAGAGGGTTCTCGTGACAGATACAGTTGGCTTCATCGACGGTCTGCCGCCGTTCATAGTCGAGGCATTCCACTCGACGCTCGAGGAGATAGTGAAGGCGGACATAATCCTGCTCGTCCTGGATGCGAGCGAACCATGGGGGGAGATAAGAAGAAAATTCCTGGCGTCCCTGGGCGTCCTGAGAGAATTAAAAACCCTGGACAGGCCGATGGTGGTTGCACTCAACAAGATGGACCTGACCGGCAGGGAAGACGTCCGCGACAAGGCCGAGAGGGTTAGGGAGATAGCGGAGGAGAAGGGCATCAACCTCCGCCGCGTGGTGTCGATCTCCGCGAAGCTGGGTGAGCTTGGGGAGCTTTACGGTGCGCTCGAGGATGCCGTGCTGACCCTGCCGAAGTACGGGGCCTTTGAGATAAGGGTAAATGAGCCGGAGAAGGTGTCAAAGGCAATCGCTCTGATAAACGCCATCGGTGAGGTCTTAAATGTGGAATACGGCGAGGAGACCAGGATAGAGGCCTACATACAGACGGGGATGATAAAGGAGCTGACGAGGCTCGGCGTGGGGATAAGGAGGTTAAACCAGCCCTACGAGGGAGAAGGCCTTGAAGATGGCCAGTGATATCGCTATGGCCGTGAGTGGCGTTGCTATCCATCCAAAGACTATATCCCTGATGACCGATTTCTCAACACCCTGACCCATCAATAACCCAACACCCACCACGCCTCCGACTATGGACTGGCTTGAGCTTACCGGGAGGCCGAAGAGGTTGGCGAGGCTGACGGCTATTGCCGAGCCGAACTGGGCGGCGAAGGCTGATATTGGGCCAAGGGCCGTTATCTTCTTCCCAACGGTGTGCATCACCGCGTAGCTGAAGGTGAGGGCACCGAGGGAGAGCGCTATCGCCCCGAAGATTCCCGCCACCTTCGGCTCCATGAAGCCCGCGCCGACGAGGGGTCCTGAGGCGTTGGCCACCTCGTTGGTTCCAAAGTTGAATGCCATGTACGAACCCCCGAGTATCGCCAGGGCCTTGTAGAGGGATTCGATGGTAGAGACGCTCCCGATTCTCGACACCACAAAGGAGTAGAACCTGTACAGGACTATCGCAAGCAGGCCCGAGAGCACGGGAGAAACAATCCACGCGGCGGCGATTTTGATGAGGGTGTACCAGTTCACTGGAGCATGGGTGGCGAGGCCCACTCCGATGACCCCTCCAACTATCGCCTGGGTAGTGGAAACGGGGAGGCCCTTCACGGTGGCTATCGTCACCCACACGCCTGCGGCAAGGAGCGCTATGACCGCCATCTCCATCGTGAGGTACCCTTCAGGCACTATGCCCTTCCCGACGGTCTTCATAACCTTGTATCCCCTGAGGTAGACCCCCATGAGGACGAAAATCGCTATCGTAAGCGTGGCCTGGCGGAAACTCAGTATTCCAGCCCCAACCGCGGTGCCCATGGCATTGGCGGAATCGTTGGAGCCTATGTTCCATGCAATGTAGAATGCAACCGCAACAGCCGCTACCGCCAGGCCATCCATTTTAACCACCACTATATAGACTATATACCCGCGTGGGGTTTGC belongs to Thermococcus camini and includes:
- a CDS encoding nascent polypeptide-associated complex protein; the encoded protein is MMGMNPRQMKKLMRQMGIKMEELNDVKEVVIRLENKEIIIKDPAITIITAQGEKSYQIIPGSEEVRAIVSIPEEDIKLVMEQTGVDYETAKKALEEANGDLAEAILKLTEE
- a CDS encoding carboxymuconolactone decarboxylase family protein, with the translated sequence MDYDDVNVKLGEIEELLDRLGKQHPKEISAFSRFLRETLDNKALTTREKELIALALGISAGCEWCIYLHTQKALAAGAKPEELIEAGLVAVLMAGGPALMHLIPLMKAIETFQKEKGEE
- the hflX gene encoding GTPase HflX, which gives rise to MRAIGVIRKSRRDRVSREEFEELLRSAGYEVVAILEQNREEHPKYNIGKGKLEELKELVRELEPDKVVFANKLSPSQAYNLWKELRVEVIDRWQLVLEIFEKRAHSKEAKLQVELASLQYEVPLVKEAIRRIKLGDRAGFKGMGEYQTQQYLKHIRYRMGRIRRELERVKADREVKRKRREEVGFILIALAGYTNAGKSTLLNALAGEDIEARNQMFTTLDTTTRRFKLGGKRVLVTDTVGFIDGLPPFIVEAFHSTLEEIVKADIILLVLDASEPWGEIRRKFLASLGVLRELKTLDRPMVVALNKMDLTGREDVRDKAERVREIAEEKGINLRRVVSISAKLGELGELYGALEDAVLTLPKYGAFEIRVNEPEKVSKAIALINAIGEVLNVEYGEETRIEAYIQTGMIKELTRLGVGIRRLNQPYEGEGLEDGQ
- a CDS encoding inorganic phosphate transporter codes for the protein MDGLAVAAVAVAFYIAWNIGSNDSANAMGTAVGAGILSFRQATLTIAIFVLMGVYLRGYKVMKTVGKGIVPEGYLTMEMAVIALLAAGVWVTIATVKGLPVSTTQAIVGGVIGVGLATHAPVNWYTLIKIAAAWIVSPVLSGLLAIVLYRFYSFVVSRIGSVSTIESLYKALAILGGSYMAFNFGTNEVANASGPLVGAGFMEPKVAGIFGAIALSLGALTFSYAVMHTVGKKITALGPISAFAAQFGSAIAVSLANLFGLPVSSSQSIVGGVVGVGLLMGQGVEKSVIRDIVFGWIATPLTAIAISLAIFKAFSLVGLV